In the genome of Gemmatimonadota bacterium, one region contains:
- a CDS encoding RNA polymerase sigma factor, with product MTESATHRAIDAVWRIESAKLIAGLTRMVRDVGLAEDLAQDALVAALDQWPQSGVPDNPGAWLMATAKRRAIDAMRHGKVVERKQDDVGHEIRAQHDAAAVDLDATIDDDVGDDLLRLIFIACHPVLSAEARVALTLRLLGGLTTDEIARAFLVSEPTIAQRIVRAKRTLRDAEVPFELPRGEARTARLASVLEVIYLIFNEGYAATAGDDWMRPALCEDALKLGRILAELAPQEPEVHGLVALMEIQASRAHARVDQHGDPVLLLEQNRARWDQLLIRRGLAALERAERLGSPGSYTLQAAIAACHARARTAEETDWNRIASLYALLVQLVPSPVIELNRAVAVSMAFGPAAGLEVVDALMSEPSLLNYHLLPAVRGDLLAKLGRRDEARSEFERAASLTRNIRERNLLDGRAAAMTTYDTTSTSAISRPPARESADTETPDHHSTT from the coding sequence GTGACAGAATCCGCTACGCATCGCGCAATCGACGCAGTCTGGAGAATCGAATCCGCGAAACTCATCGCGGGCCTGACACGCATGGTACGCGACGTCGGCCTCGCCGAGGACCTCGCTCAGGATGCACTTGTCGCCGCGCTCGACCAGTGGCCCCAATCGGGAGTTCCTGACAATCCCGGCGCATGGCTCATGGCGACCGCCAAACGTCGCGCGATCGACGCCATGCGTCATGGCAAGGTCGTCGAGCGAAAGCAGGATGACGTCGGGCACGAGATCAGGGCGCAGCACGATGCGGCCGCTGTCGATCTCGACGCGACCATCGATGACGATGTCGGTGATGATCTGCTTCGTCTCATCTTCATCGCCTGCCATCCAGTCCTTTCAGCCGAAGCGCGCGTCGCGCTCACTCTGCGTCTCCTCGGCGGGCTCACCACCGACGAGATAGCGCGCGCCTTTCTCGTTTCGGAGCCGACGATCGCACAGAGAATCGTTCGTGCCAAGCGCACGCTCCGTGATGCCGAAGTGCCGTTCGAGCTCCCCCGGGGAGAGGCGCGCACCGCGCGCCTTGCGTCGGTGCTCGAGGTCATCTACCTCATCTTCAACGAAGGCTACGCTGCGACCGCCGGAGATGACTGGATGCGGCCTGCGCTATGCGAGGATGCGCTGAAGCTTGGTCGCATTCTGGCGGAGCTTGCGCCTCAAGAGCCGGAGGTTCACGGACTGGTCGCCTTGATGGAGATCCAGGCGTCACGCGCACACGCACGCGTCGATCAGCATGGCGATCCCGTGCTTCTCCTGGAACAGAATCGTGCGCGCTGGGATCAGCTTCTCATACGTCGCGGACTCGCCGCGCTCGAGCGCGCCGAGCGACTCGGCAGTCCCGGATCATATACGTTGCAGGCCGCGATCGCAGCGTGTCACGCGCGCGCACGAACAGCTGAAGAGACGGACTGGAATCGCATCGCGTCGCTGTATGCACTGCTCGTGCAACTCGTTCCGTCTCCGGTGATCGAGCTCAATCGCGCAGTCGCAGTATCGATGGCGTTCGGCCCCGCAGCTGGTCTGGAAGTAGTTGACGCACTCATGTCGGAGCCGTCACTACTGAACTATCACCTGTTGCCCGCGGTCCGGGGCGACCTGCTCGCCAAGCTTGGCCGCCGCGACGAAGCGAGATCCGAGTTCGAGCGCGCCGCCTCGCTCACGCGCAACATACGAGAGCGCAATCTGCTCGACGGCCGCGCCGCGGCGATGACGACCTACGACACGACGTCCACCAGCGCTATTTCCCGGCCGCCAGCGCGTGAGTCAGCCGATACAGAAACTCCAGACCATCATAGTACGACTTGA